The Malus domestica chromosome 10, GDT2T_hap1 genome contains a region encoding:
- the LOC103446645 gene encoding transcription factor DYT1-like, with protein MDSVSCVLDELCLAEGGSRGGRMGRRRHNNGGEFKSKNLVAERKRREKLSGRLLALRALVPNITNMNKATIVEDAITYIQELQQKVNFLKDQLFEMEESSEETLQPNKEETHAAEEMKKFGIQTEVNVTKIDGNKLWVKTVLEKKRGGFTKLMEAMTGFGFELTDTSVTTSNGVMMVSSCITGFCCDKLEVEQTRELMLEIINGI; from the exons ATGGACTCTGTGAGTTGTGTGTTGGATGAATTATGCTTAGCAGAAGGAGGCAGCCGAGGGGGACGGATGGGTCGAAGGAGACACAACAATGGCGGCGAAttcaaatccaaaaatctcgttgctgagaggaagagaagggagaagcTCAGTGGAAGGCTCCTTGCACTACGCGCATTGGTCCCGAATATCACAAAT ATGAACAAAGCAACCATTGTTGAGGATGCCATCACGTACATCCAGGAGCTGCAGCAGAAAGTAAACTTCCTCAAAGACCAGCTTTTTGAGATGGAAGAATCATCAGAAGAAACACTGCAGCCGAACAAAGAAGAAACTCATGCTGCtgaagagatgaagaaattCGGGATTCAG ACAGAGGTGAATGTGACTAAGATTGATGGGAACAAACTTTGGGTGAAGACAGTCCTCGAGAAGAAACGAGGCGGGTTCACAAAATTGATGGAAGCCATGACCGGCTTTGGCTTCGAACTCACCGACACCAGCGTCACTACCTCCAACGGAGTAATGATGGTTTCATCCTGTATAACG GGATTCTGCTGTGATAAGCTCGAAGTTGAGCAAACCCGGGAATTGATGCTGGAGATCATCAATGGCATATAG